From a single Salvelinus fontinalis isolate EN_2023a unplaced genomic scaffold, ASM2944872v1 scaffold_2122, whole genome shotgun sequence genomic region:
- the LOC129850581 gene encoding uncharacterized protein LOC129850581, whose translation MKKQWDIRAGEMEAFHLQLQERVEHIQKLKAVWGLMEPLKEHHGGDARIPSGTNTQSTDIKSEENIEIEVTVMKDATLIKTTLEEVNRGLQDTNCQLEEKNAALHQELHSTEKMYRQTLNELTKALIQGKHEEKQHIDTLQDKIQTISLKASATEHALAMEKNETALLRQRIVQLTSKKLKIGIPGFLIKNIPKRPKTTKTNKPFLKTCKVLKAFKALFKR comes from the exons ATGAAGAAACAATGGGACATCAGAGCTGGAGAAATGGAGGCATTTCATCTACAGCTCCAGGAGCGTGTTGAACACATACAGAAACTGAAAGCTGTT TGGGGACTGATGGAACCACTTAAAGAGCATCACGGTGGGGATGCCAGGATCCCTAGTGGCACCAACACCCAATCTACCG ATATCAAGAGTGAGGAAAACATTGAGATCGAGGTCACTGTGATGAAGGATGCAACCTTA ATCAAAACCACACTGGAGGAGGTGAACAGGGGTCTTCAGG ACACAAATTGTCAGCTTGAAGAGAAGAATGCCGCTCTACATCAAGAACTCCACAGCACTGAGAAGATGTATAGACAGACTCTAAACGAGCT GACCAAAGCCCTGATTCAAGGCAAACATGAGGAAAAGCAACAT ATTGACACGCTACAAGACAAAATCCAGACCATATCT CTGAAAGCCTCTGCTACCGAGCATGCTCTGGCCATGGAGAAGAATGAGACAGCGCTACTCCGCCAGAG GATTGTTCAACTAACCTCAAAGAAGCTGAAAATAGGAATACCTGGGTTCCTGATCAAGAACATTCCCAAGCGCCCGAAAACAACCAAGACCAACAAGCCCTTCTTGAAGACCTGCAAAGTTCTGAAAGCTTTCAAAGCACTATTCAAGAGATGA